A window of Pyrus communis chromosome 3, drPyrComm1.1, whole genome shotgun sequence genomic DNA:
GACGACTTGAAGGCGGCCAAGGTCGCGCAAGAGGCTGGCCGAGCTGAGATGGAGGCAATCAAAGCCAAGAAAACgaagctgaccgagtttgatcgccagatctctgacctccaacGTCAAATTTCTGACATTCAACGGCAAAGGTCTGCTGCCGcttccgagcttgagaaggacttCAAGGCCAACAGggctcggctgacggccttcgctgccggcgcaCGGCACATCCAGCACCTGCAGTTCAATAAAAAGACgaggcaggctgagataattttgggCGAAGCGAAGTGGTTGGAGCTAAAAGCTGCCCTCgagactttcctcccctcgacccccTAGGAATTTatcattgtatttgttctcttattatcaatacaatggttctttttctatcaatacaatggtcttactatcaatacaatggttctTATTTACACAATGGTCttttactcttgcatttcccatgtaattggatagtatttttttaaaaactttccattaatcggcaatttaTGAACTGAACCCGCCCGATCTCtgagatgatatgcccccttcccgaggactttgtgaacgatgaatggcccttcccaattcggcgaccattTATCTTTAATCCCgacaggcaacacagtttgccagaccaattctccttcgccgaacattttttgtcttacacgctggttatacgctcgctcggtaattttcttttgtgctatcaataagttacccgcgtcgattcgattttcttctaagtcttctaattCTTGTCGCATCTCTTGACTATATTCGACACTGAACAAACTACTCTGATCGATTACTCGTAATGAGCTTATACTCaactcgaccggtaacatagcgtcgtgtccataagttaacaCGTAAagagtggttccagtggccgaccggggtgaagttcggtatgcccataatgcttcatttaacttcaaatgccacaacccaggtttttctcttaccattttttcgaggatgccgatcaacactttattgcttgcctcggcctgtcTGTTTGCCTGAGGGTAGTACGGTGTAGATTGCTcaagtcggatattcaaacttgccgcgtattccttaaacctatcggccgtgaATATGGTGCCATTGTccgttatgatcgtttctggcacgccgaatctggtcacaatattctcctctacgaaATTGCATACCTCTTTGgccgttaattcggcgtatgatcttgcctcgacccatttagtgaaatagtcagttgctacaattatccacgcgtgtttcgcCGCCCCCGACGATGgagtgattttgccaattacgtccattgcccatcccctgaacggccatggtttagtaaccgagtggAGTAATTCAGCCGGGGCTCTCTGCACGGGTCCATGAACTTGGCATGGTACGCATCTtcgtgcatattcgatgcaatcctttaatatactgggcaaaaataaccgtgtcgtcgaagcaaccagcgcatctttcgtccagattggtgtgtcccacaaattccttcatgtacctcggccattgcttgggcagcctcgtgtgggccgaggcacaatagtagtaacccgtccttacccttgcggtataattcattttggtacgacacgtaattcgtggcgaGGACCTTCATTCTCCGGTCGTGTTTCCTAgtggggttatcgaggtaccgtaacatcgtctttctccaatcatctggttctaccTCGATGACACATACTTCTACGGGGtctcctcgttctagtaggAATGGGAGTGACATTACCCTTGTGCGTATTACGTGTGCGCGCTGGAGAGTTTACCGATTGATCAAGGCTGGGTACGAGCGCAGACTTATGGCTGCAATTCGGCCTAGCTTGCCCCCCGTAAGTTatgctccggaggcgatctgggcgagttcgtcggcgtctgTGTTGTGGATACGTGAAATATGTTCAAATGTGATCCGTTCGAACGACTCagccaggtaggtggcgaccatgtgataggacgctaaagtacaactcatgcaacgaaacatgccgttcagttggttaatcacaagttcggaatcaccgagGACGAGAACGCGGGAGACCAGTAGATCGTGTAAAAcgtggaggccgataatgagggcttcatattcggcctgattatttgtGCAGTTGAAATCCAACttaagagaaaaataccatcggcagtggtcaggcGACTGAATTGCAATACCGACACCAGCCGAGGTcaaagtactggaaccatcaaaatgcatagtccaatggttatcgcgtgtggtgactaaaccgatgtcgacgtcgccgCCCTCAAAACCATAAAGggaagggtgttgggccaagAAGTCGGCGAgagcttgccccttgacggccttttggggtacatactgaaggctgaactcggataaggtgagtgtccatttcccgattcggcctttgCCAATGGGCCGAGtgagcatgtaacgaattacgtctgtttgggcgatgacctgcgtaactgatgggagcatgtaatgccgaagcttggatgcggcaaaaaacaaagctaagcaaagtttttcgacaggtgAATAATTGAGCTCTGGTGAATTCAGATTTCGGCTaagataaaagatagcttgttcgcgCCCTACATtgttatcttgcgcgaggagacaaccaatggattcagcgACTGCCGAAATCTataatttaaggggtttgttgcgacaaggtggaactaGCACGGGTGgggtggaaagggccaccttgatttgcgtaaatgcagtttgatgctcttcgcgccattcaaatttgtcggtatccttaagtttaaggagcgtagagaatgccttcatcTTACCGGCTGAATTAACGATGAAGCGGCGGAGGAAGTTTATttgcccgagt
This region includes:
- the LOC137728398 gene encoding uncharacterized protein encodes the protein MLPSVTQVIAQTDVIRYMLTRPIGKGRIGKWTLTLSEFSLQYVPQKAVKGQALADFLAQHPSLYGFEGGDVDIGLVTTRDNHWTMHFDGSSTLTSAGVGIAIQSPDHCRWYFSLKLDFNCTNNQAEYEALIIGLHVLHDLLVSRVLVLGDSELVINQLNGMFRCMSCTLASYHMVATYLAESFERITFEHISRIHNTDADELAQIASGA